A genome region from Chryseobacterium sp. G0186 includes the following:
- the folK gene encoding 2-amino-4-hydroxy-6-hydroxymethyldihydropteridine diphosphokinase encodes MSQQKVVLLLGSNLGDQKKNIELALQKISDAGNHISQISEFLMSDPVEFVSSNIFCNIAAIIFTHLSPIQLLDSIKDIEIEMGRINDSKVSGSYTDRVIDIDIIKYNELNFKSERLEIPHKKHLFERDFSRILLKDFI; translated from the coding sequence ATGTCGCAGCAAAAGGTAGTTTTGTTACTAGGAAGTAACCTTGGAGATCAAAAAAAAAATATAGAGCTTGCCTTACAAAAAATAAGTGATGCAGGAAATCACATTTCACAAATAAGCGAATTTCTTATGTCTGATCCCGTAGAATTTGTCAGTTCCAATATTTTTTGTAATATTGCAGCAATAATATTCACGCATCTTTCACCAATTCAGCTGCTTGATTCTATTAAAGATATTGAGATTGAAATGGGAAGAATTAATGATTCAAAAGTATCCGGAAGCTATACAGATAGAGTAATAGATATTGATATCATTAAGTACAATGAATTAAATTTTAAATCAGAAAGATTAGAAATCCCTCATAAAAAACATCTTTTTGAAAGGGATTTTTCCAGAATATTATTAAAGGATTTTATTTAA
- a CDS encoding OmpA family protein, which yields MKLGLLLLATTLPIAAFAQNSSTTVNSSTEYPNTFSSGSANVQTFDNKARRFRDWSISVGGGPAFMVHSDLKSLRKDKTNWGYNAYVSIDKQISHTFALSLMYTRGETKQTGQLPGNAGLVAGVGTATTQFDQIALLGDINFSNLLRRVDNHSPYRWAFHGYMGLGFQGFRTSLHDNDEFRWSTNPKRVPLFIKQDLNINSLFYQGGLGVKYNVSKLIDVEARTMYIISGDDEFDGGGWAGPGDYDPASTSSKYNMLNARRSDNAWTVSLGVSFKLGKHLSHLAWHDPLQEAYYRTNVLENATTDLVVCEKGDADNDGVCDDWDRQLDTPAGARVDGAGVALDMDLDGVIDLYDKCVTVPGPVENNGCPVK from the coding sequence ATGAAATTAGGTTTATTATTATTGGCTACAACATTGCCAATTGCAGCGTTCGCACAGAACAGCAGTACTACAGTAAACTCTTCTACTGAGTATCCTAATACATTCTCCTCAGGTTCCGCCAATGTACAAACTTTCGACAATAAAGCCAGACGTTTCAGAGACTGGTCTATTTCTGTTGGAGGGGGTCCTGCATTTATGGTTCACTCGGATCTTAAATCTCTTCGCAAGGATAAGACCAACTGGGGATATAATGCGTACGTAAGTATAGACAAACAGATCTCCCATACATTTGCTTTAAGCTTAATGTATACAAGAGGAGAAACAAAGCAAACTGGCCAGCTTCCTGGTAATGCGGGTCTAGTAGCTGGAGTAGGTACTGCAACCACTCAATTTGACCAAATTGCTTTATTGGGAGATATCAATTTCTCAAATCTGTTAAGAAGAGTAGATAATCATTCTCCTTACAGATGGGCTTTCCATGGATATATGGGACTTGGGTTTCAAGGGTTCAGAACGTCATTACATGACAATGATGAGTTCAGATGGAGTACTAATCCAAAAAGAGTTCCTCTATTCATCAAACAAGATTTAAATATTAATTCCTTATTTTATCAGGGAGGATTAGGTGTAAAGTATAATGTTTCAAAACTTATTGATGTTGAAGCTAGAACCATGTACATTATCAGTGGTGATGATGAATTTGATGGTGGCGGATGGGCTGGTCCTGGTGACTATGACCCAGCTTCAACAAGTTCAAAATATAATATGCTTAATGCCAGAAGATCTGACAATGCCTGGACAGTAAGTTTAGGAGTATCCTTTAAACTAGGAAAACATCTATCTCACTTAGCCTGGCATGATCCGCTTCAAGAAGCATACTACAGAACCAATGTCTTAGAAAATGCAACGACTGATCTTGTAGTTTGTGAAAAAGGCGATGCTGATAATGATGGAGTATGTGATGACTGGGACAGACAACTTGACACTCCTGCCGGAGCAAGAGTGGATGGTGCAGGTGTTGCTTTAGATATGGACCTTGATGGAGTTATCGACCTTTATGACAAATGTGTAACGGTTCCTGGACCTGTTGAGAACAACGGATGCCCAGTTAAATAA